Proteins encoded in a region of the Flavobacterium sp. PMTSA4 genome:
- a CDS encoding BamA/TamA family outer membrane protein: MKKLLFILLYFIQFNLSFGQNYYLKIEGKSKAETTTIDSIGYSTKHTNIKSLTDEYNLFSKKLIKLGYVDFQNIENKKVNDSSLVFKCFLNKKITYLYIKVENYTFFDLVNEIKVDTIKITFEESENYLKNVSKKLELAGFPMAKVKLKSLKKSDKIMYANLSLDIDKKRYLDNIIINGYDKFPKNHKKNLIRLFKNKTFNQQNLENLYSNINKFRFINQTKYPEVLFKKDSTVAYVYLEKSKSNTFDGIIGFSNDEQEKVVFNGYLDLKLNNILNSGEHFSLFWKSDGQEQRTFNVCFELPYLFSTPIGLKTELQIFKQDSTFQNTRTSLNLGYFFNYNTRLYFGYDTVESSDIQNTNSISISDYENKFYTSTFEYVHLDRMDALFQEKTTLNIKLGTGQRDSKIQKNKQFISSLNTKHNININERNSVNLRLETFYLQSDEYIINELQRFGGINSIRGFNENSLQANLLSSLQTEYRYRLSSNLYVHSILDYGYFEDKTTKTKNNIYGFGFGLGVNTKNGLLNIIYANGSTKDQNIKLSNSIVHLSLKANF, from the coding sequence ATTGATTCAATTGGATATTCAACAAAACACACAAACATTAAGTCGTTGACAGACGAATACAATTTATTTTCTAAAAAACTAATAAAACTAGGATATGTTGATTTCCAGAATATCGAAAATAAAAAAGTAAATGATTCATCGTTAGTTTTCAAATGCTTTTTAAATAAAAAAATAACTTACCTATATATAAAGGTAGAAAATTATACTTTTTTTGATTTAGTTAATGAAATTAAAGTTGATACAATTAAAATTACTTTTGAAGAAAGTGAAAATTATTTAAAAAATGTTTCGAAAAAACTTGAATTAGCTGGATTTCCAATGGCTAAAGTAAAATTAAAGTCATTAAAAAAATCTGATAAAATAATGTATGCCAATTTATCATTAGATATTGATAAAAAAAGATATTTAGACAATATTATCATCAACGGTTATGACAAATTCCCAAAAAACCATAAGAAAAATTTAATTCGTCTATTCAAAAACAAAACGTTCAACCAACAAAATTTAGAAAATCTTTATTCAAATATCAATAAATTTAGATTTATCAATCAAACTAAATATCCCGAAGTACTATTTAAAAAAGATTCAACTGTTGCTTATGTATATTTGGAAAAATCAAAATCCAATACGTTTGACGGTATAATTGGTTTTAGTAATGATGAGCAAGAAAAGGTTGTTTTTAATGGTTATCTAGACTTAAAGCTGAACAACATTTTAAATTCTGGCGAACATTTTTCATTATTTTGGAAAAGTGATGGTCAAGAGCAAAGAACTTTCAATGTTTGTTTTGAATTACCCTATTTATTTAGCACTCCAATTGGTTTAAAAACAGAATTGCAAATTTTTAAACAAGATAGTACTTTTCAAAACACAAGAACATCTCTAAACTTAGGATATTTTTTTAATTATAACACTCGACTATATTTTGGTTATGATACAGTTGAGTCAAGCGATATACAAAACACAAATTCGATATCAATAAGTGATTATGAAAACAAATTCTACACATCAACTTTTGAATATGTTCATCTGGACAGAATGGATGCTTTATTTCAAGAAAAAACTACATTAAACATAAAATTAGGAACTGGTCAAAGAGATTCAAAAATTCAAAAAAACAAACAATTTATTTCATCCTTAAACACGAAACATAACATTAATATAAATGAAAGAAACAGCGTAAATCTTAGACTTGAAACCTTTTATCTTCAAAGTGATGAATATATCATCAATGAACTTCAACGATTTGGTGGAATCAACTCTATCAGAGGGTTTAATGAAAATAGCCTACAAGCAAATTTATTATCCTCATTACAAACTGAATATAGATATAGACTTTCTTCAAATCTTTACGTGCACAGTATTCTTGACTACGGATATTTTGAGGACAAAACCACAAAAACAAAAAACAATATATATGGTTTTGGTTTTGGACTTGGCGTTAATACAAAGAATGGGCTTCTAAATATTATTTACGCCAACGGAAGCACAAAAGATCAAAACATTAAACTTTCAAATTCCATAGTTCATCTTTCTTTAAAAGCTAATTTTTAG
- a CDS encoding SusC/RagA family TonB-linked outer membrane protein, translating to MKTKLNGFLTLFLALLVQISFAQERIVSGVVTDNSGLPIPGVNVLVKGTSLGTQTDFDGKYSIKASSSQTLIFTFVGMKTQEVVASTSTVNVKLADNAVELEGVVVTALGVKKSEKAVTYAAQSIKGEAMTEAREQNLVNALSGKIAGVQVTNSSGAVGSSSRIVLRGASTITGNNEALFVIDGVPFDNTNYGNAGSGGGRDLPNGAASINPDDIESISVLKGPTAAALYGIRASKGVVLITTKSGNKKDKFEVSFNTNTTFSNPLRLPNYQNSYGQGATSDYFEFVDGSGGGYNDGVDESWGPALDRGLEFVQWDSFKYGGAPTPWVSHPDNVKDFYNTGVTQTNSISIVNGNENASMRLSVGNSDEKGMIPFTEFKKFNVGFNGSMKLGKKLTAGANVTYFNNKSDNLPVVGYSAGNVVQQFIWSARNVQFTDLKDWRNLPLAPVGTAAEGTPLNWNTVFQNNPYWVLETNINTFDQDRITGSAFLNFKFTDNLSVNGKLMMDHYTQRETSRNAIGTNEFADGYYGEVNRRYTEINAETILTYTKNLTTDLSLTLNAGMNSLKRIRTNQIGELTGGLELPNLYTLANVKSGTTPNIDSNYYEERLNSVLGFGQLSYKNFAFLDFSGRNDWTSLLSTKNNSFFYPAISGSLVLSDMLGFNQSNVNYLKLRAGWSKVGGTGPLGPYSLNRTFDLSNNNFGTVSNLPNTQWNPDLVPETTTGYEFGVDLNAFKNRLRFSATYYSQKNTDLILPIQVEASSFFTSSWENAGEMTNKGIELQLGATVLKKGDFSFDVDLNFAKNKNEVVSLSGADSYTLGGQWGMELQARPGEAYGSIVGFPYTRNDQGQIVYENGLPKVNNSELVVLGNITPDWTGGANFTFKYKNFDLSTLIDAKIGGDIFSMSYMWGRYAGTLEESLIGRETGLVGNGVLADGSPNNVVIDAKTFNQYTYNYSNFTESGIFDASYVKLRQIVFGYSLPKKWLNGTFIQDFKVSVVGRNLALLYKKVPHIDPETGFSNQNGEQGQEFGQLPSARTYGFNINIKF from the coding sequence ATGAAAACAAAGTTAAATGGATTTTTAACGCTGTTTCTAGCGTTGTTAGTGCAAATTTCTTTTGCACAAGAAAGAATTGTTAGCGGTGTTGTTACTGACAATAGCGGTTTACCAATTCCTGGTGTTAACGTGCTTGTAAAGGGCACTTCTTTAGGAACACAAACAGATTTCGATGGTAAATATTCCATCAAGGCTTCATCAAGTCAAACACTTATTTTTACATTCGTTGGAATGAAAACTCAAGAAGTTGTAGCTTCAACATCCACAGTTAATGTTAAACTTGCGGATAATGCTGTTGAACTTGAAGGAGTTGTCGTTACCGCATTAGGTGTTAAAAAATCCGAAAAAGCAGTCACATATGCAGCCCAGTCAATTAAGGGTGAAGCTATGACTGAAGCTAGAGAGCAAAATTTAGTAAATGCTCTATCTGGTAAAATTGCCGGAGTTCAAGTTACAAATTCATCTGGTGCTGTAGGTTCGTCTTCAAGAATTGTTTTGAGAGGCGCATCAACAATTACTGGAAACAACGAAGCATTATTTGTAATTGATGGAGTTCCATTTGACAACACCAACTATGGAAACGCCGGTTCAGGAGGAGGTAGAGACTTACCAAATGGAGCTGCAAGTATTAACCCTGACGACATTGAATCAATATCTGTTCTAAAAGGTCCTACAGCAGCAGCTCTTTATGGAATTAGAGCTAGCAAGGGAGTTGTGTTAATCACAACTAAATCAGGAAACAAAAAAGATAAGTTTGAAGTTTCTTTTAACACAAATACAACTTTCTCTAACCCCTTAAGATTACCAAACTACCAAAACTCTTATGGGCAAGGTGCTACATCTGATTATTTTGAATTCGTTGATGGGTCTGGTGGCGGATACAACGATGGTGTTGATGAAAGTTGGGGTCCAGCATTGGACAGAGGTTTAGAGTTTGTTCAATGGGATTCTTTCAAATATGGTGGAGCACCAACTCCTTGGGTTTCTCATCCTGATAACGTTAAAGATTTTTATAATACTGGTGTAACTCAAACAAACAGCATATCTATTGTAAATGGAAATGAAAATGCTAGCATGAGATTATCGGTTGGAAATTCAGACGAAAAAGGTATGATTCCATTCACAGAATTTAAAAAATTTAATGTTGGATTCAATGGCAGCATGAAGCTTGGAAAAAAACTTACTGCTGGAGCTAATGTAACTTATTTTAACAACAAAAGTGATAATTTACCCGTTGTTGGTTATTCTGCGGGCAATGTGGTTCAACAGTTTATTTGGTCAGCAAGAAATGTACAATTTACAGATTTAAAAGATTGGAGAAATTTACCACTTGCTCCTGTTGGAACTGCTGCAGAAGGAACACCATTAAACTGGAATACAGTATTCCAAAACAATCCTTATTGGGTCTTAGAAACAAATATTAACACATTTGATCAAGACAGAATAACTGGAAGCGCATTCTTAAATTTTAAATTTACTGATAATCTTTCGGTTAATGGTAAATTAATGATGGATCATTATACCCAAAGAGAAACCTCAAGAAATGCTATAGGCACAAATGAGTTTGCTGATGGATATTATGGAGAAGTAAACAGAAGATATACTGAAATAAATGCTGAAACCATTTTAACGTACACGAAAAATTTAACTACTGATTTATCGTTGACGTTAAATGCTGGTATGAACTCTTTAAAAAGAATTAGAACCAATCAAATAGGTGAATTAACAGGAGGATTAGAATTACCAAATCTTTATACTCTAGCAAATGTAAAATCAGGAACTACACCAAACATTGATAGTAATTATTATGAAGAAAGACTTAATTCAGTTCTTGGATTTGGCCAATTATCTTATAAAAATTTCGCATTCCTAGATTTTTCGGGTAGAAATGATTGGACTAGTTTATTATCAACAAAAAACAATTCATTTTTCTATCCTGCAATTTCTGGATCACTTGTACTTTCTGATATGTTAGGGTTCAATCAAAGTAATGTTAATTATCTAAAATTAAGAGCAGGTTGGTCAAAAGTTGGAGGAACTGGACCATTAGGACCATACAGCTTAAACAGAACTTTTGATTTATCTAACAATAATTTTGGTACAGTATCTAATTTACCTAATACTCAATGGAATCCAGATTTAGTTCCAGAAACAACTACTGGATATGAATTTGGAGTAGATTTAAATGCTTTCAAAAATAGATTACGCTTTTCAGCAACATATTATTCACAAAAGAATACCGATTTGATTTTACCTATTCAAGTTGAAGCTTCTTCATTCTTCACTTCTTCATGGGAAAATGCTGGAGAAATGACTAATAAAGGTATTGAATTACAGTTAGGAGCAACAGTTTTAAAGAAAGGGGACTTTTCTTTTGATGTTGATTTAAATTTTGCTAAAAACAAAAACGAAGTTGTAAGTTTAAGTGGAGCTGATTCTTATACTCTTGGAGGTCAATGGGGCATGGAATTACAAGCAAGACCAGGTGAAGCTTATGGTTCTATCGTTGGCTTCCCTTACACAAGAAATGATCAAGGGCAAATTGTATATGAAAATGGTTTACCTAAAGTAAACAACTCTGAATTAGTTGTTCTTGGTAACATTACTCCAGATTGGACTGGTGGTGCAAACTTTACTTTCAAATATAAAAACTTTGATTTAAGTACTTTAATCGATGCAAAAATTGGTGGAGATATCTTCTCAATGTCATATATGTGGGGTAGATATGCAGGTACTTTAGAAGAGTCATTAATTGGTAGAGAAACTGGTTTAGTTGGCAACGGTGTATTAGCTGATGGTTCTCCAAATAATGTAGTTATTGATGCTAAAACGTTTAATCAATACACTTACAATTACTCTAATTTTACTGAAAGTGGTATTTTCGATGCTAGTTATGTAAAGCTAAGACAAATAGTTTTTGGTTATTCTTTGCCTAAAAAATGGTTAAACGGTACATTTATTCAAGATTTTAAAGTTTCAGTTGTCGGTAGAAATTTAGCACTTCTTTACAAAAAAGTACCTCATATTGATCCAGAAACAGGATTTAGTAATCAAAATGGTGAGCAAGGTCAAGAATTTGGTCAATTGCCATCAGCTAGAACTTATGGATTTAATATTAATATAAAATTCTAA